AAATATTCATGATGTTTAATCTTTCTTACAAGTATCTTCTAGGCagatttatttctttagaataaattctGTCAAAAAGATAAATGATTTATAGAGAGCATAAATATTTAGTGTTGGAAAAATTTGGAAGTAGTACCTGATATTTTCCACTAAAACTCTGTCAAACCTGGGAGAAGGGAGTGGTTGTCATGAATGGAAAGAAATTGGTCGTAAAGGTTATAACAATACATCTGAAAACATTAAACATATGACAAACATTTTTACAAGGCAGTCACTGAATAATTAGAATAAGCAGTCAGAAGAGTTCTGTTGCTGAAAACAGTTATACATTATGTTCATCCAACTGAAGAttagtgcatttaaaaaaagttaagaaaaaattttttatgttcCAGTTCAGCTGCACTTGATTCAAGTGTTGCTCATAGAGGTTTGTGTTGTTATAAATTAAACATGCTGCTGCCTCAGCAGCCAAAGGTACTAGGAAAAATGTTCATGTCATAGAATAAATAGAGCAGTCTCTTTCAAGCTAAAAAGTTATCTCACGCCAATCCGGGAAGTCATCCACTCTAGACCTTGGCATAACCTACACAaagaaagaagtatttttaaaatgaaaaactttatgCTTAACAACTGAAATGCATACTCAATTTTAAGTCTTATCTAAAGATCATTACTACATTATCTATATACTTCAGTGACAACATTCAATACCATATATTAAGTGGAATTTTTAATGGAAGATTCACTTAAAATGATCTTCAATCATTATGAGTTGAAACTGCTTTACTTTCATCTTAAAGACACAGCTTTGGCAGTTTTGCCATGAAGACTACAAATACCCTCCTCCCCTTTAACAGAAACTACtaaactacaaaagaaaatacCTACAGACCAGCCTTAAAATCATGTGTCAATCATTTCTATAACACATCTATTATACTGCCAGGATTtctaagaggagaaaaataagaagttaggttgatatgaagaaaaataagttcCTGGATAATAAACTGTATAATCTATGTATAACACACCTTGGCCTAACATCCACTTTCAAACTGGGAGCTTAGGTTTAAGTCCTTGCAGACTTAAACTTATATTTAaccttgtatattttctttaaatattcctttATGCTCAGGCGATATTACAGTTTTTTCTCACTcaagaaattataaaagtaacaaatgaataaaaaatttgaactgtgaaaacttaattcaaaatttattattgCCAGATGTGATGATGCACATCTCCAATCCTGGTGACTCAGTagtttgaggcaagaggattcgaagtttgaggtcagtttgagatactgtctcaaaataaaaaattaaaaagggctggcaatgtacctcagtggtaaagaatccctgggttcaatcccccatattAGAAAtacgtaaataaataaaataaattattgttttggCTAAACATTACATTTACATTAATgaaaaaagttaattaattaCACTAATTAAAGTCAATTAATTACATTAATGAATAAAGttgtaattttatttactaaaattatttaacCCTCTAAGTCTGAGATACAATATAAAAACCACCATGAATTaagaacaataaaagaaataaagatccaAGAAGGAAACAGGTTTGCCTAAAAGTGTTGAAAAAAACCCATATCTCCCCTCAGGTTGATTAACACTTACCCTTCTCCTGTTAAAGCACAGCAGGACTGAATGTGCCATGGATGATCCTTAATTGAACTGAGGGTGAGGTATTTAGAGATTTCAGCCGCTGTCATACACCCTTTCATATCCTGTTTATTTGCAAAGATAAGGACTGCAGCCTTCCTTAAATCCTGCAATCAATTAAAAAAACTGTATTATTTGAGATATTATTAGTCAAACTCAAACAATGAAGTAAGAGTGTAAAATATACCCAGTGGGATAGTTATAATGAACTGCCCCTACTTTCAAATGATCAGGCACTAataatgaactttaaaattttattgaaataaaaataatgtcaatCATAATTTAATGGCTCAGTCTAACAAAGACAGATTAACATAAATagttaaaagttatttattttgcggcaaaagaagttaaattaaaaataaaacatacagatGGGcttggtggtatacacctgtaatcccagaggcttgggaagctgagataggaggatcgggagttcaaagccagccccagccaAAGTGAGGCaccaaacaactcagtgagaccctgtctctaaatgaaatacaaaacagggctggggatgtggctcagaggtcggGTGCcctgggatgatatcaaactaaaaagcttctttatagcaaaggaaacaaaaaaatgtgaagagagagtctacagaatgggagaaaatctttatcacctgcacctcagatgaAGCATTAATCTTCATGatacaaaaagaactcaaaaaacctaataCCCTGCCAAAATAAaccgatcaataaatgggcaaaggaactgaacaagcacttcacaaaagaaatagaatggtcaaaaaatatatgaaaaaatgatcaacatcactagcaattagagaaatgtaaattaaaactacactgagattctatttcactccagtgagaatggcaattatcaagaaaagtaACAAGAAATGTTCATGAGGCTGTTTGGAGAATGGTACTCTCATACACTGCtggagggactgcaaattagtgcaaccactctggaaagcaatatggagattccttagaaaacttggaatggaactatcatttgactcagttatccaactccttagtctatacccaaaggacttaaaatcagcatattacagtgacacagtcacatcaatgcttatagcaaaACAATTCATGATAGCCTAGCTAAGGAAAACAACCTAgctgtccttcaacagatgaatggataaagaaaatgtgatatatatacaatggaatattactcagtcataaaggggaataaaattatggtatatgcttataaatggatggaactggagaatatcatgctaagtgaaataaggcaattccccaaaaccaaaggtgaaatgttctctctggtatgtggataCTAACCCACAACAAAGGAGAGCGGGAAGTGGAaaaatagaagtccattggattagacaatgaaaaataaaaggagaggggaagggaataAGAAGGACAGTAGAaataattggacataactttcctagtctTATATTTGAATACACACCGAGCTCATATTTGTACATGagctctgcatcatgtacaaccacaggaacaGGATCCTAATCAGAACAAGCTATAATCCATAGCTTggattatatgtatgtataatatgccaaaatagattctactatcatgtatatctaaaaaaattttttcaatgtgTAAAGTTTTACAGTTGGTGAAATAACCAACATCATCACACACTAATctttgtaaaaaaacaaaaccaatatacAGAGACCTGACTCCAttagtttttaaagatttgttttcAAAACTTACCTCATGAGCTAACATTCTGTATAATTCTTCTTTTGTAATAGCTAGTCGTTCCCTGTCAATGCTATCAACAACAAGAATGATGAACtagaagacaattaaaaaaaaaaaagaaaactgaatgtgATGTAAAGTTTTCAAAGTTACTCATATAAGTAGTTACTTCACATAGCATCATCATTTGTATAAATTATACAGTGCCTTTTTTAAGCCCAAAGAGTTTACAGAGTGCTAAATATTAATAATGAGATAACTGATAATTTCAATAAACAAAAACTGTGACCAAGTTTGTTAAAGTGCAATTTGAATACATAGTatgtaatatgtttttaaatgtgaataaaaagtaatttataaaaagaaacgtAATTTAAGTAACTTTCACTAAAACATATTATTCATTTACTAAACTAATAATTGGTTACTTATTTATGAGACAGTCTCCCAtttactgcaaagaaaaagacaaacacaataaaaaagaaacaaaacactaaTGCACTGGGAAGGTTGGCATCCTGTAATtacagctactccagaggctgaggcaagaggatctcagtTCAAACTTtgcaagatccagtctcaaaattaaaagttttttaaagggGCTATGGATGTAGATCATTCACGtatcatttgcctagcatgtgtgaggccctgggttccattcagTGCCACATACAAATAAAGTGATAAATTGTGTTAAATTATATACACTAGTGTTAATATGCTAAAAGAACATGCAGGCGAGATGAGAGAAAGGCAAAAGACAGGACAACTGCAGTAATCTGTCGGTGGAGGTGAACATGAAAAAAAGTTGATCTTGCAAACTGAAAAACAAGAAacttcaaacaaaaaataaaaacaaactgaaagaaattttgctaaataaaaataCGATGAGATAGTAAGAAAAGGCCTCTAGCTCAAACTCCTTATTCAGAAggtaagtttaaaaaatgaaatcatgtggtGCTAAAGATTACATATAGTAAGGTGGTGATCTGAAATAATATAGAAAGAATGGAGACAAGTTATAGAGATGACCAGAAAACTGGGGAGAGACAACTAGGTTAATCTGAATATAAACTGAGAAGGGCTTAGAAAGggacaaaacaaagagaaagaaacacagcaAATAAAGAATGGACAGAACACTGAGAATTACATGGGAGTTAATGAGAGGAGGGTAACAGGTATTAATCAACACCTGTAACTCCTTACATTATAATGTAGCTTTTGGATGTCATCACTGtgcaaaaaattttcaaaaagcagatGACAAAGTGAACAAAGTGATTAGTGAAATAGCACACAGAGAAAATTCCTATCTGAAATTTAAGAGTGCAAATGCTAGGTGTCATGCTGGTGTGTTGCAACAAAGGCCTCTATTTTTCATAGTAAATTTGATATTCTTACAGAAATAGTTTATTGAAAGAAAACTTCATGCATATGGTATCAGTAATAACATATCTTTTTCAGGACTAAAGTAAAGTCTTCTAGAATTTCAGCAATTTCAAAAACTACCCTTCTGAACAGTTTTAAGTGCACATGAAACAGCTAAAATCAACTGTGACCTGTCCCTCAAAGAGGAACTGTTCTTTTCACAGCTGGATTTAACTGAGTTTTGGAAAAACCATCTATGTTGCTGAAACAAGTTATATGCTACATATTCTTCACATACTTACTAATATAGTCTAGCTTCAGAATGTTACTTTACTGTACAAATGAATATTAAGCTAACTTATAACTACATTTGCTATTTGCTATTCTACTCTTCTGCCTCTCCCCACTCCCGACCCAAGTAAAATAAGTACTAACACAAGTGCTGAATATTTGAGATAGGTCATCCTGGGTTACTACTTACACACTGCATCAGAATATATGAACACATACGCTTATGATATTACAATATAAATCTAGAAGAATACATTTCTTACTTTAAAAGGCAACTTGCACACCAAAAAttctttgcatttcattttctccCAACTCCAGTTTTTCAAagctttcattttagaaaataattgcttAGGAATACCACTttgcaaagaaaaattatatgaatgcAGTTGCATCCATATATTGTATTGTCAAAAGATAAAACTCTCAATAGTACTTCATAATCTTAAAACAACATCAATAATAAAAACTTGGcctctaagaagaaataaagcagaaacaGGAGTTATTCCGGATTTGTTCCCTAGGCTAGctctgaaatgataaaataactaTGTGATAGAGAACTCTGAGGGATGGCTGCAAacctatcatttctttttttctacattaCAATACAGGCtcaccaaaattttaaatattcatttgatgTTATTTGAAAATCTTATGTTaaattacacttaaaatattttactccTCCCTTAATTAGACCCTCTTATTTTTGCAAGATTTGGGGAAAAGTTATATAATTTCTCCTAACGTTAAATttctccaacacttggagatagTACAGCAATACTGTAAGAATAAACTGAGAGAGTCTAGCCAACAGTAAGCACTCAACAAATATCATTCCCAACACTCTTCTACTTgccttttctatttaaaaatctgaattctttaaaaaaaaaaatcttattaaaagaCAACTGCCAATATTCCTAATttacattctattttctgtttctttttctaattcaaattcAGAAGTATTCTTGGCATACCTCTGTGTTTGAGTAATATGTGTTCCAAGATGATCGCAGTGACTCTTGACCACCAATATCCCACATAAGAAAATGAGTATTCTTTACAACTATTTCTTCAACATTGCTTCCTATAGTTGGAGAAGTATGAACCACTTCATTCATTAAGCTGTTGAAAAAGACAAACACCATAAAAACTCTTCTGcatattttgaaaagcaaagtgagttttatccctatattttaaaaatgaatcaccctttctcaaaatataaaccattagcataaaaaacagaaacttggaGAACATTTTTGCCAATAAAGATCTAGACAAAGAACAACTACTGGAGATTTTTTTAGTaattgttttttggtattggggattaagcccaggggcacttaatcactgagctatatccactgccctttttatatttttattttgagacagggtctccctaagtttcttagggccttgctaagttgttgaggctggcctcaaacttgaaatcctcccaCCTAAGCCTCCAGGGTTGCTGaagacttttgtttttcaaaaaaataaatgaaatgcaacCTTGTTTTGGATGCGGGGAAGAACACTGTAGTGTGAGTTTGCATTTCTGTGGGAAAAAACTCACATATCACCAAGTCCTTTTATCATTTAGGTCAGAACCAATGCCTCATCCTCAATCAAGTTTCTAGGTGACTGACATCAATATCTGCAATGTGGCATCCACAAGAGTAGGCTATCCATAAATCTGAAgctaagcatggtggcacacacctgtcatcccagttactcagaggctgagggaggaggatcaaatgttccaggccagcctgggtaacttagcaagaccctgtctcaaaataaaaaattaaataagctggggatgtaactgcATGAtagaaagccctgggtttgattcccagtaacacacacacatacataaaaagtCTGTGTGAGACATTAAAAATCTAGCTCAGTCATAAAAATTAGTTCAGTATAACCCAAATTATAGACTTAAAAAGACAAGGTCATGGGCAAATAAAAATCTTACTTAATATGAACTATATATTTATCATACTGATGCTCATATCACTTATACTATCAAAATCATTAAGTTCCATTAATTAATTCAACATAtttatttgctgacaacatgaaaATACTGTATTGGAAGAGGATCACAGCCTCCTCAtgagctttatatatatatttggggtaCATGaaaattacttcaataaagatgagaaatttcttaaatatttatatttgttgtttaaagactttatattaatattaaaatacataatggctaatgaatgaaaatatgttaaaaagcaGTTACCGAACtctaaaaaaacccaaaagtagTTAAGTTTTTAGCAAAGTAGTTGAAAAATAACATGCATTGGTTAAGTGAATATTTCTGGTGAGCTACAGAGTGATGTATATTTGTTTGTCTGTTATTCTTTCGTGAGGCTGGGTTTTGAACttagggcctcctgcatgctaggtaaaAGCTATGCCGAGCTATACTTCCAGCCCCTAGACTGACATACTTTTAACACAGGATGAAGTGCGAAGAGCTCTGCAATCATGCAAAGTACTTTcttattatttgttaaaatgcTTGAGATATTGACCGATTTCTATAAGTTAACATTTCATTGATACTGAAAGAATCACTGCATTAGCACTGGCAGAATAACTAGAGTTACTTGGACAAGTGAATTGAACTCTTAAAATTTCCTTAAAGTACTAATGTATTTCTCTGAAAGTTTCAAGCCTCTCCCTTTTGTGAgctaataaaacaatattttgatcATCAGTATTTCAGACAAGTCTGGTTGTGCTAACCAATTCTAAAGCTATTAGCTGGGAGGGTAGCAAGTTCCTAGAAATATCAACCTATTTAAGTGAATCTCAGTGTGGAAAGAACTAAGTGAAATTCACTTTATCAACTTACCCAGCActataatttgtgttttatttattatagtttaatattaattctttcttttaaggccagaaaacaataaatgcttGTGGAAGCTTTAGCAAACATATGGTGGCttattttacttgcttttttggtaaaatgttgaaaaaaaaacacatttttttctattacattgaaaaaataaaaatggcaccTCACtaattacaaaatgttttaataactGAAATACTAAAAACCATTAAACACCCATACTCACAATTGATAAAGAATGGTGGTTTTCCCCGCATTATCCAGTCCCACTATAATTACTTTGTGttctacaaaaagaaagcaaaccaTAAACATGAAATACTGGTGCATACTACAATTGCATGCATTCATACTACAATTACATGTGTTCAACAATAATCATTAGTTAGCTTGTTAATGAGAATTATTTACTGGATTTCTACTACTGAACtgctaaaataaagaaataaactttatgATATTAAAGACCTACCTTAAGTGAGCCAATCTATTAAAAGGTTCTCTAGCTAGTTCTTTTGTAAAAGAATGTGGGAGATGAGTTAGCAAAAAACTTGGTCactttaagtgtgtgtgtgtgggagcaTACAAACATTAATCTAGGCAAAACATTATGACttaaaatataagtttttaaaatctctgcTTTACACAGCTATTTAGAGTCTCTGCTAATCAAGTTAGCTTTTTGTCAAGTTGTGTTTACTTGTGGTTTTCTATCTACATGTACcaggattatttttcttctattcacttAAAAATACCTCTTAGAACTGAAAACTGCAACGATTTCTCTGTCACCAAGACACATACTCTTAACCAGTTTTTCATTCCTTCTACtaatttagagaaataaaagcaattacTCAgtctttaatgtttttcttttttcaatctgAATTCAACAGTTTTCCTGCGCagatattgttttttattctttgcaCAACAAAAGTCATTTCAGTCCTTTTCTCCTTCAGGTGTCATGCACTAAATAGTCACTTTATATAAGCAGTTATTAAGGTCCGTCTAATTATTCTGTTAAGTGGTACATAATCTAAGATCTCTTTAGAATGGAGAAGACAAAACTCCTGGATACCCTCTTTCTGAGATTTCAACCCAGTCAGAATATATTAAAGATTCCCTTAATCCAGGGCTGAATGCTTAGAAAGTAGGAAATGGATGGAAGCTGCCATAAGaaccaaaacacaaaatgttCTCAATAATTTGGCACATTTTGTATCAGAAACCTGCTTCTCTTGATAACCCCTGATGAGtgtcaaaattatgaaaatacattcaGCTAAATTCAGTTCATATTCCTATTTTAAAGCCTTAATACTGcacccatcaaaaaaaaaaaaaaaaaagagggttcATAATTCACAGGCAAATTCTTGAGATCACAGCCTATCTTTGTACCTTCTAATGATTTACACATTATAGGAACTGCCTATAATTTTGCAGGACAAGTAGATGTGGTCCTCTGGAAAGGATATTTTCATTATGGTAGAAGCTgctttgtaaaacaaaacaaaatgaaacttatTGTAAGTCACGCTAACTTCTTTTTCCACTCTTGGTTCATGTCCCCTAATATCTAATGGAACCAATCTTGACATGTTTTTGCTTACAGTACAAGAACAAGAGTACTCTTAGCACaggcattttaaattttggtagcAGCTGGAAACTACTTGCCCAGCATCTGGAGACATTAGTATTGCCTGCTCAGTTAGAAGAAAGTCCCTAGTCTAAGGGTAGTCAAAACTTAAAAGTATTAAGGTATTTCTCTGAAAGTTtcaagtctctctctttttttaagctACTAAAGCAGTATTTTGACAATCTTCATTTTAGACAAGTTATGCTATGCTACTCAGGAGTATCAGGGGAACAGAATGGACAGACAGAACCAAAATGAAGTGAATACATGGAGCCATTTTCAAACAATTCTGCTTCACATTTTTGATGATGATGACTGAATCAGAGTACTAAAGGCCTGATAGTAAAACTCATAAATCATGCATAATTTTGAAAGGCTGATATCCAAAGTGAATTAAGGAGTGGCAAACCCTGAAGGTGAATAGCATATGGATTTCATTCAAGTCGtataaaacttcaaatatttgATTAACTTATCTTTCAGATTCCTTCTGCCCCACGTTGACAGGGAATTCTGGCAATTAAAACATATAATTTCAACTCTTACGATGAAGGTACACACAATTATCCTTCAAATAAACTAAAGTTTATCTTCTGATGTTAAAATTACCATCAACAATCTGAATCTATCTacaagaaaacttcaagaataAAGGAATGCCtacatgcttttaaaaagcacAGAACAACAAAGTTTTAGATCTTTGCTCTGAAAAATATCTTTAACATTATCTATACAGCAAGACTAAAAGCAGTTCAAAGGCCATTGATTAAAAGCCAAGTTCTTAAAAAAACTGCACTCTGTTGCATAAGAGTTGA
This genomic stretch from Sciurus carolinensis chromosome 12, mSciCar1.2, whole genome shotgun sequence harbors:
- the Arl5b gene encoding ADP-ribosylation factor-like protein 5B; translation: MMGLIFAKLWSLFCNQEHKVIIVGLDNAGKTTILYQFLMNEVVHTSPTIGSNVEEIVVKNTHFLMWDIGGQESLRSSWNTYYSNTEFIILVVDSIDRERLAITKEELYRMLAHEDLRKAAVLIFANKQDMKGCMTAAEISKYLTLSSIKDHPWHIQSCCALTGEGLCQGLEWMTSRIGVR